Proteins from a single region of Hyphomicrobiales bacterium:
- a CDS encoding phosphoglucosamine mutase, with the protein MSRKFFGTDGVRGRANKWPITPEMALKVGMATGLVFTRGNHRHRVVIGKDTRLSGYMIETALVAGFTSVGMDVFQLGPMPTPAVAMLTRSLRADIGVMISASHNPYHDNGIKIFGPDGYKLSDEIEAEIEDLLDQDLTRRLADAAEIGRAKRIDGVHDRYIEFAKRTLPRNLSLEGMRVAIDCANGASYRVAPEALWELGAEVIPIGVSPNGFNINDKCGSTAPDALCAKVHEVRADIGIALDGDADRVLIVDEKGQVVDGDQLMAVVAQSWHEDDRLAMPGIVATVMSNLGLERFLTGLGLTLDRTQVGDRYVVERMREAGYNIGGEQSGHIILSDFATTGDGLVAALQVLAVVKKLGQPVSEVCHRFDPVPQLLKNVRIAGGDPLGNATVQKTISAAEERLGKAGRILIRPSGTEPLIRVMAEGDDETLVHEIVDEIAAAVEKAA; encoded by the coding sequence ATGAGTCGGAAATTCTTCGGAACGGACGGGGTGCGCGGGCGCGCCAACAAATGGCCGATTACGCCGGAAATGGCGCTGAAGGTCGGCATGGCGACCGGCCTCGTCTTCACCCGCGGCAACCATCGCCACCGGGTCGTCATCGGCAAGGACACCCGCCTGTCGGGCTACATGATCGAGACCGCGCTGGTCGCCGGTTTCACCTCGGTCGGCATGGACGTGTTCCAGCTCGGCCCGATGCCAACCCCGGCGGTCGCAATGCTGACGCGCTCGCTGCGCGCCGATATCGGCGTCATGATCTCCGCCTCGCACAATCCCTATCATGACAACGGCATCAAGATTTTCGGCCCCGACGGCTACAAGCTGTCCGACGAGATCGAGGCCGAGATCGAGGATTTGCTCGATCAGGACCTGACGCGCCGGCTGGCCGACGCCGCCGAGATCGGCCGCGCCAAGCGCATCGACGGCGTGCACGACCGCTATATCGAATTCGCCAAGCGCACCCTGCCGCGCAATCTGAGCCTCGAGGGCATGCGCGTCGCCATCGACTGCGCCAATGGCGCGTCCTACCGCGTCGCCCCGGAAGCCCTGTGGGAACTCGGCGCCGAGGTGATTCCGATCGGCGTTTCCCCGAACGGCTTCAACATCAACGACAAATGCGGCTCGACCGCGCCCGACGCGCTGTGCGCCAAGGTGCACGAGGTCCGCGCCGACATCGGCATCGCGCTCGATGGCGACGCCGACCGCGTGCTGATCGTCGACGAGAAGGGGCAGGTCGTCGATGGCGACCAGCTGATGGCCGTCGTCGCCCAGTCCTGGCACGAGGACGACCGCCTCGCCATGCCCGGCATCGTCGCCACCGTGATGTCCAACCTCGGGCTGGAGCGGTTCCTGACCGGCCTCGGCCTCACCCTCGACCGGACCCAGGTCGGCGACCGCTACGTCGTGGAACGCATGCGCGAGGCGGGCTACAATATTGGCGGCGAACAGTCCGGCCACATCATCCTGTCCGACTTCGCCACCACCGGCGACGGCCTCGTCGCCGCGTTGCAGGTGCTCGCCGTGGTCAAGAAACTCGGCCAGCCGGTCAGCGAGGTCTGCCACCGCTTCGACCCTGTGCCGCAGCTTTTGAAGAACGTCCGCATCGCCGGCGGCGATCCGCTCGGCAACGCGACGGTGCAAAAGACCATCAGCGCGGCGGAAGAACGCCTCGGCAAGGCCGGCCGGATTCTGATTCGCCCGTCGGGCACCGAACCGCTGATCCGCGTCATGGCCGAGGGCGACGACGAAACCCTCGTGCACGAGATCGTCGACGAAATCGCCGCGGCGGTGGAAAAGGCGGCGTAA
- a CDS encoding EamA family transporter, whose product MATPPDPTAMRSYGRDWVDLTILIVVWGSSFALTKIAVGEIPPVWIVAERTAIGAAILWAVLIARGGRLPVSLGAWASCAWLAFCGNVMPFFMISWGTQFVPSALAGILMGAVPLLVMLLAALLLPDEPMTVRKAIGFVAGFAGVIMLIGPSTLLAFEFDNERTLGVLAIVLASLGYAVHGVSLRLLPQMPDLPRGAGVLIMCVVMALPVALLLEGPQAAVPGAAGLAAVTVLGIFPTALALIVVFALVRSAGASFVAMSNYLVPVFALFVGVVMLGERFTLADLAGLGLVLAGIAIAGSRRRAG is encoded by the coding sequence ATGGCGACGCCGCCGGATCCAACAGCGATGCGCTCTTACGGCCGTGACTGGGTCGACCTCACCATCCTCATCGTGGTGTGGGGATCGTCCTTCGCGCTGACCAAGATCGCGGTCGGGGAAATCCCGCCGGTGTGGATCGTTGCCGAGCGCACGGCGATCGGCGCGGCGATCCTATGGGCGGTCCTGATCGCGCGCGGCGGGCGGTTGCCTGTGTCGCTTGGCGCCTGGGCGAGCTGCGCCTGGCTCGCCTTTTGCGGCAACGTCATGCCGTTTTTCATGATCTCATGGGGCACGCAATTCGTTCCCTCCGCGCTTGCCGGAATTCTCATGGGCGCCGTGCCGCTGCTGGTCATGCTGCTGGCCGCGCTGCTTCTTCCCGACGAGCCGATGACGGTGCGCAAGGCGATCGGCTTCGTTGCCGGTTTCGCCGGTGTCATCATGCTGATCGGGCCGTCGACGCTGCTTGCCTTCGAGTTCGACAATGAGCGCACGCTCGGCGTGCTGGCGATCGTGCTTGCCTCGCTCGGCTATGCGGTGCACGGGGTATCGCTGCGGCTTTTGCCGCAAATGCCGGACCTGCCGCGCGGCGCCGGCGTTCTCATCATGTGTGTGGTGATGGCGTTGCCGGTCGCGCTGCTGCTCGAGGGGCCGCAAGCTGCTGTTCCCGGCGCGGCGGGGCTTGCCGCGGTCACCGTGCTCGGCATCTTCCCGACGGCGCTGGCGCTCATCGTCGTCTTTGCGCTGGTGCGCAGCGCGGGCGCGAGCTTCGTCGCCATGAGCAATTATCTGGTGCCGGTGTTCGCGCTCTTCGTCGGCGTGGTGATGCTCGGCGAACGCTTCACGCTCGCCGATCTGGCCGGCCTTGGGCTGGTACTCGCCGGCATCGCGATTGCCGGCTCGCGCCGCCGCGCGGGGTAA
- a CDS encoding porin family protein: MEGKTMGSLKKTALLATAALMAASTAHAADLLDPPIFNHTPEIIPAEVGSNWYLRGDIGYSVNRAPSGRVVGGPLFNEGVDNTWMAGIGFGYQFNEYFRTDATLDYHHTFDFTATTPCAGACVNSLHSADISAWTLMANAYLDFGTWEGLTPYIGAGIGGAYVSVDGHSVRTPGVGTVNYSGGDRWALAAAAMAGASYTITDNLLLDAGYRYLWIDGAKSGSAVGGVVPGNVNYDDLQSHELRLGLRYLID, encoded by the coding sequence ATGGAAGGGAAAACCATGGGCAGCCTTAAAAAGACGGCGCTGCTGGCAACAGCCGCCCTGATGGCCGCATCAACGGCGCACGCAGCAGACCTGCTGGATCCGCCGATTTTCAATCACACGCCGGAGATCATTCCGGCTGAAGTCGGCTCCAATTGGTATCTGCGCGGCGATATCGGCTACAGCGTCAACCGCGCCCCGTCGGGCCGCGTTGTCGGCGGACCGCTGTTCAACGAGGGCGTCGACAACACCTGGATGGCCGGCATCGGCTTCGGCTACCAGTTCAACGAATATTTCCGCACGGACGCGACGCTGGATTACCACCACACGTTCGATTTCACGGCGACGACCCCGTGCGCCGGCGCCTGCGTGAACTCGCTGCACAGCGCCGACATCAGCGCCTGGACCCTGATGGCCAACGCCTATCTCGATTTCGGCACCTGGGAAGGCCTGACGCCCTATATCGGCGCCGGTATCGGTGGCGCCTACGTCTCGGTTGACGGTCATTCCGTCCGCACCCCGGGCGTCGGCACGGTCAACTACTCCGGCGGCGACCGCTGGGCGCTTGCCGCAGCCGCCATGGCCGGTGCGTCCTACACGATCACCGACAATTTGCTGCTCGACGCCGGCTACCGCTATCTGTGGATCGACGGCGCCAAGAGCGGCTCCGCGGTCGGCGGCGTGGTTCCGGGCAACGTCAACTACGACGACCTGCAGTCGCACGAACTTCGCCTCGGCCTGCGTTACCTGATCGACTGA